One region of Trichoderma breve strain T069 chromosome 7 map unlocalized scaffold00007, whole genome shotgun sequence genomic DNA includes:
- a CDS encoding ATPase family associated with various cellular activities (AAA) domain-containing protein: protein MNQINGIGPMTYEEFEMNGLTNEEVTYDEEAAYDEEVTYDEEVIHDEEVTHDKEVTYKRIASIFQEGNLVLREDQLGKLWLLKLVQVTESRDWIRNDEYAHKTNFETWCLNWDAVEGHLSKTFMTFTCAKFPGQRSIKSLPVYPIGFQDQIEGQNSKKYLAERGKKWWEFIKKSPTCLQHSGLAFGQDRGSFDGEKVRVEGRVVIDNKSKASEGIEVILRPNNFRGHNSTEPAVSYKPDELHQYPELNDEELSLCPAVIGCYDLKTKNKYLASISNLQAVDWNKDVMKHLVMDKRKKLMLEGLVRHHSDRDLRHDTGDLIAGKGQGLVILLHGPPGVGKTLTAESIAEAVQKPLVAMSIGEMVWDETQLQERLKSEFQRAIDWNAVLLLDEADVVLEARSFEDVRRNGIVSIFLRELEYYQGILFLTTNRVNTMDTAFHSRIQIGISFNSMSSETRAQVWTQLLALNGRDKLIGPEGLQRVQDELSKRKLNGRQIRNVLNVAEGLAFQEPGAKKDKLTYAHIEEAVGAALEFQKLLEASKSMMKLEQTVWASVTSGDDDAGF from the exons ATGAACCAGATCAATGGGATAGGTCCTATGACCTATGAGGAATTTGAGATGAATGGACTCACAAACGAAGAGGTGACctatgatgaagaggcggcctatgatgaagaggtaacctatgatgaagaggtgatTCATGACGAAGAGGTGACTCATGACAAAGAGGTGACCTATAAAAGGATAGCTTCTATTTTTCAGGAAGGAAATCTTGTCCTACGAGAGGATCAACTGGGCAAGCTGTGGCTTCTCAAATTGGTCCAGGTTACCGAGAGCCGCGATTGGATTCGTAACGATGAATACGCACACAAAACAAATTTCGAAACCTGGTGCCTTAATTGGGATGCAGTTGAAGGTCATCTCTCTAAGACATTCATGACGTTTACCTGTGCCAAATTCCCTGGTCAGCGGTCCATTAAGTCGCTCCCAGTTTACCCGATTGGCTTCCAAGACCAAATAGAAGGACAAAATAGCAAGAAGTATCTTGCAGAGAGGGGCAAGAAGTGGTGGGAGTTCATCAAGAAATCGCCAACCTGCCTACAACACTCTGGACTTGCATTCGGTCAAGACCGTGGAAGCTTTGACGGTGAAAAAGTTCGG GTGGAAGGCAGGGTGGTAATTGACAATAAATCGAAAGCTTCAGAAGGAATCGAAGTTATTCTAAGACCTAACAACTTTCGCGGGCACAATAGCACCGAGCCCGCAGTATCATATAAACCAGACGAGCTGCATCAATATCCAGAATTAAATGATGAGGAGCTAAGCCTTTGCCCAGCCGTTATAGGTTGCTATGACTTGAAAACCAAGAACAAATATCTTGCCAGTATCAGTAATCTACAGGCAGTCGATTGGAACAAGGATGTGATGAAACATCTCGTCatggacaaaagaaaaaaactcaTGCTAGAGGGTCTTGTTCGTCATCACTCCGACCGGGACCTTCGCCATGATACAGGAGATCTTATTGCAGGCAAAGGGCAAGGCCTTGTTATTCTCCTTCATGGGCCACCAGGT GTTGGCAAGACATTGACCGCCGAGTCAATTGCCGAGGCTGTACAAAAGCCTCTCGTTGCAATGAGCATTGGAGAAATGGTATGGGACGAGACGCAGCTCCAAGAACGACTAAAATCCGAGTTCCAACGAGCCATAGACTGGAATGCGGTTCTCCTCTTGGATGAAGCCGATGTGGTGCTCGAAGCTCGATCATTTGAAGATGTGCGAAGAAACGGCATTGTTTCTA TCTTTCTCAGAGAGCTGGAGTATTACCAAGGAATCTTGTTTCTGACTACGAACAGAGTTAACACTATGGACACCGCGTTTCATTCTCGCATTCAAATTGGCATCAGCTTCAACAGCATGTCGTCCGAAACTCGGGCACAAGTCTGGACTCAACTACTTGCACTGAACGGTAGAGACAAACTTATTGGGCCGGAAGGACTCCAGAGGGTCCAGGACGAGTTAAGTAAACGCAAATTGAATGGCCGACAAATTAGAAATGTTTTGAATGTTGCAGAGGGCCTTGCATTCCAAGAACCAGGTGCAAAAAAGGACAAACTAACTTATGCACACATTGAGGAAGCCGTGGGAGCAGCGTTGGAATTccagaagctgttggaaGCATCGAAGTCAATGATGAAACTGGAGCAAACAGTGTGGGCGTCGGTCACGAgtggcgacgacgatgctggATTTTAG